In a genomic window of Suricata suricatta isolate VVHF042 chromosome 12, meerkat_22Aug2017_6uvM2_HiC, whole genome shotgun sequence:
- the PDHB gene encoding pyruvate dehydrogenase E1 component subunit beta, mitochondrial: MAAVSGLVRRPLEQVSGLLRRRFHRTVPAALQVTVRDAINQGMDEELERDEKVFLLGEEVAQYDGAYKVSRGLWKKYGDKRIIDTPISEMGFAGIAVGAAMAGLRPICEFMTFNFSMQAIDQVINSAAKTYYMSGGFQSVPIVFRGPNGASAGVAAQHSQCFAAWYGHCPGLKVVSPWNSEDAKGLIKSAIRDNNPVVVLENELMYGVPFEFSSEAQSKDFLIPIGKAKIERQGTHITVVSHSRPVGHCLEAATVLSKEGIECEVINMRTIRPMDIETIEASVMKTNHLVTVEGGWPQFGVGAEICARIMEGPAFNFLDAPAVRVTGADVPMPYAKILEDNSVPQVKDIIFAIKKTLNI, encoded by the exons ATGGCGGCGGTGTCCGGGCTGGTGCGGAGACCCCTTGAACAG gtCTCCGGGCTGCTGAGGAGGCGCTTCCACCGAACGGTGCCGGCGGCGCTGCAG GTGACAGTTCGTGATGCTATAAACCAAGGTATGGATGAGGAGCTGGAAAGAGATGAGAAAGTATTTCTGCTTGGGGAGGAAGTAGCCCAGTATGATGGGGCGTATAAG GTTAGTCGAGGTCTGTGGAAGAAATACGGAGATAAGAGGATCATTGACACTCCCATATCTGAG ATGGGCTTTGCTGGAATTGCTGTGGGTGCAGCCATG GCCGGGTTGAGGCCCATTTGCGAATTTATGACCTTCAATTTCTCTATGCAAGCCATTGACCAGGTTATAAACTCAGCTGCCAAGACCTACTACATGTCCGGAGGCTTTCAGTCTGTGCCCATAGTCTTCAGGGGGCCCAACGGGGCCTCAGCAGGCGTGGCTGCCCAACACTCACAGTGCTTTGCTGCCTGGTATGGGCACTGCCCAGGCTTAAAAGTGGTCAGCCCCTGGAATTCAGAGGATGCCAAAGGACTTATTAAATCAGCCATCCGGGATAACAATCCAG tgGTGGTGCTAGAGAATGAACTGATGTATGGAGTTCCTTTCGAATTTTCCTCAGAAGCTCAGTCAAAAGATTTTCTGATTCCCATTGGAAAAGCCAAAATAGAAAGGCAAG GGACACACATAACCGTAGTTTCCCATTCGAGACCCGTGGGCCACTGCTTGGAAGCTGCAACGGTGCTATCCAAAGAGGGAATTGAATGTGAG GTGATAAATATGCGAACCATCAGACCAATGGACATTGAAACAATAGAAGCCAGTGTCATGAAGACCAATCATCTCGTAACTGTGGAAGGAGGCTGGCCACAGTTTGGAGTAGGAGCTGAAATTTGTGCCAGGATCATGGAAG GCCCTGCATTCAATTTCCTGGATGCCCCTGCAGTTCGTGTCACTGGTGCTGATGTCCCTATGCCTTATGCAAAGATTCTAGAAGACAACTCGGTACCTCAGGTTAAAGACATCATATTtgcaataaagaaaacattaaatatctAG